GTTCATGCACATCTCGTTCCTCGTTCTGCTCTGCTCTCATTTCGCGGCAGCCCTCTGGCCTATCCCCAGGACGCTCCAGACCGGCAACACCCTTCTCAAGCTCGCGAGCGATTTCGACTTGAAGCTAAACCTAGACGGACCCCCACAAGACCTTGTCGACGCCGTCGCTCGTGCGAAAAGCCAATTACAAAACGACAAACTCCAGCTTCTCGTTCCTGACCGTGGAGAATCCAACCGAAATGGGCTCACAACTGCCAAATCCCTAGCATCGTTGACGTTGAGTCTCAAGACGGATGCACCTGCTCTTCGGCCTATTGCCACCGAGGCTACGGACGACCTTCATGCGAGAGACGAGAGCTATTCTCTTTTCGTGCCTTCAGATGGTTCCCAAGCTGCGCTTTTTGCCAATTCCAGTCTTGGGTTACTCCGTGGATTGACGACGTTCGGGCAACTTTGGTACGATTTGGACGGTACTACCTATACCACCGTGGCTCCAGTGACGATATCCCATGACTTGCCAGCTTATGTAGGTAACCCCATGCCTCCATTCTTCATGTCATTTGGAGCCGCGCTGATTGACTATGGCAGCCGTATCGGGGGGTCATGCTTGATACATCGAGAAACTTGTTATTCCCTTTTCCATGCTACTACTACGCGTGTTATTTAATGCATTTCCTCCTGCAGCTTCCCGGTTTCCGATATCAAGAGAGCACTCGATGCGATGTCTTGGGTCAAGGTaagtcttttcttcttgttGAAATCACGATCATCTGTTAACAGGGCATCTTTTCATTTCCTCAGATGAGCACTTTTCACTGGCACATCACAGACTCGCAGAGTTGGCCACTCGGAATCGCAGAATTCCCTGAACTCGCGCAAAAGGGCGCGTACTCTTCCGAGGAAACATTCACTCCGGACGATATTCAAAGTATCGTTACTTTCGCGGCTCAGCGTGGAATTGACGTTGTCATGGTGGCCTAACTTCCTTCATTCTTAGTATAATCTCCATAATTCATCCCTGATTCATTAGGAAATCGACAATCCAGGACACACGGCCAGCGTTGGCTCCTCCCACCCCGAACACGTTGCCTGTTTCGAAGGTACAGGAAGAACAGTCGGCGAACCACCTGCAGGACAACTTCGGTTAGCGTCGGATGCTACGCTCAACTTTACGTTGGGTGTTCTCACCGCAGTCGCATCGAAACTTccatccaagttctttcatACCGGTGGAGACGAGGTGAATGTTCCTTGTTATGACCAGGATCAGCAGACACAGCAAGAGCTTCATAGTTCTGGGAGAACACTTGAGCAGGCGATAGGTCATTGGGTCGATGCTACGCATGATAAGCTGAGGAGTATAGGAAAGACTCCGGTTGTTTGGGAGGGTGCGTACTTATGGTGAATCGATACAGTCGGGGGTGCTGACGGCTTTTTTTGTAGAAATGGTGTTGGAACATAATATCACATTGAAAAACGATACCGTGGCGCTGTACgtcgttcaacgttcaacttcggactggtttttttttctgtgcTGACGTTTTTTTGGGGTAGTGTCTGGATATCTTCTCAACATGCTGCTTCTATCGCTGCGAAAAATGTACGAATAGTGCATGCTCCTGCGGATTATTTCTACCTCGTGAGTTGTTTTACAATGGTTTTGTGAGGGGATGTATCCATATCTCATCTGCTTCAACAAGGattgtggtggtggtgggtggTTAGGTGGGGATTTAGGGTGAGTTCTCCGTGATCCTTGAGAGGTTCTCCCTGACAACTCGCTGTTCGCTCTTGTAGGAATAGCTGGTGTGATCCGTTCAAGAGTTGGCAGAAGGTGCGGCGTCGTGTTGGGTTGGGTTGTTTCTACTACATTCATTGATATGACGAACAGGCATACACTTTCGATCCTCTCGCCAACATAAGTGCTCAACAGCATTCACTCATTCTCGGTGGTATGTTTTCTCATCTTGTTTTGGCCTTGTGTCCTTTGATTTCTAaggattttttttttttttttggcgtTAGGCCAACAACTGTTATGGACCGAACAATCAGGACCGGAAAATCTTGACCCTATGTTATGGCCCCGCGCAGCTAGCTCCGCCGAAGTATTCTGGACGGGACCTACCTTACCCGACGGAACGGATCGTGTGGCTGGGATTGCAGGAAACAATCACACGGCGAAGACGAATGTTCTTGCGAGGATGCATGATTTGAGAGCGAGGTTGGAGAAGCGAGGGATTAGGCCGATCAATATTCAGCCGAAGTGGTGTCAATTGAGACCTGATAAGTGTACGAATCAGTTGTAGGgggttttttttcttttctcgaTGTGTAGCGAATGAAACTGTGGAGTGTATTGAAATTTGTTTGCTTTTCCCCCACCCACTACCCTCTTGGCCGTAAGGAAGATCAAGTTTTTATCAGCAGCGAGATGACAATGTTGAAGAAGTGAATTCGTGATTACGTCTCAAAAAGCATTACTTATGGGCAAACACGGAACTCCGTATTCGCCGAAGCGCGcgcctttcctttctttcatgGGAGGACTCATTGGAGGGTTTGATCGAGTCATCGTTCGGTAGAGGAGTAGTAGGGTATATAAGGCCTTGTTTTGATAAACCATCATCAATACCATGTACCTCCGAGCCGTTCACGCAGAAGAAGACATCCCCACTCTTCGAAATTTCATCAAAGTAAACCCCCTCGGTATTCTCACCACCGCTATCGATTCCCCCAACTACCCATTTCTCCAATCATCCCACATCCCGTTTATTTTGGATGTAGAAGATGAGAACAGTCCAACTGAGCTAGGCGTTCTCCGGGGTCACATGGCACGCGCGAACCCACAGAGTAAAGCTCTAATCGAACATCTCAGAGGTACTACCAGCCATGGTACGGATCCACGAAAACTGGAACGAGACGTCCTAGTTCTATTCAACAACCCCACACACCACTACGTCACACCCAAGTTCTACAGCGAGACAAAGCCTACGACAGGTAAAGTCGTTCCGACCTGGAATTACGCTGCCGTACAAGTGTATGGCAAACTCTCGGTGTTCTTCGAATCTGATACGTCTACCGATGAATTCCTATCGAAACAGATAGAAGATCTGACGATATCGGCGGAGAGGGGGATTATGAAGTATGATGAACCTTGGAGTGTAGGGGATGCACCGAGATCGTATGTCGATATTTTGAAAAAGGCGATTATTGGGGTTGAAATTGAGATTGCGAGTATGGGTGGGAAGTGGAAGATGTCGCAGGAGATGTCGGAAGGTGATCGAGAGGGTGTGGTTGAAGGGTTTCGTGGGTTGGACAGTGATGTGGGTGTGAGGATTTCAGAGATGGTGGAAGAGAGAGGGGGAATTTCGgacagaaagaaggaagcGTTGAAGCGGGGTTGAGGCCTGATCAAGGTGTGTCTCCCGCAGTGATGTACTTGCGTACTGTTCTCAAAGAGCCAGCTTTCTGCCATAAATAAGAAGTGTGTGCTACGCCTAGTGAATTTGTTGTGCCTCAGGTCTCGTATAGGAAAAATGAAAGGCTCATTTCCTTCCGAACGAACTTGGTAGCTTCGGTTGCGACACGAACGGTCGTTCCGCTTGTTCTCAATATTGGAAATAAGTCGAGACGCCACCTCGGTTACGCTCTACACGGACCTCCGAAAAAATATGCTATGCTTGATAATGGAAAAAGAATGAAAAAGGGCTCAGACGGAGTTAGCATGAGAGATGTAGCGAGAAAACTTGGGTATATAAAGCGAAATAGCGAGCAATCCTAGAAATCACAAACAACCTAAAGACACATCTACCCACacaccaaaaaaaaagaatgtaCCTCCCCGACGTCTACACAGAAAAGGACATCCCCGCCTTACGCAACTTTATCAGGTCAAACTCCCTCGGCATCTTCACCACCGCCATCGAATCCTCAAAACACCCATTCATCCAATCATCCCATCTCCCTTTCGTCTTGGATGTAGAAGACGAGAACAGTCCAACTGAACTAGGTGTTCTCCGAGGCCATATGGCACGCGCCAACCCACAGAGTAAAGCTCTAATCGATCACATCAACTCCGTTGCGAATGATGAAGTAGAAGGCGGTGACAGTCCACGCAAACTAGAACGAGACGTCCTAGTCCTGTTCAACCATCCCATACAGCACTACGTCACCCCAAAATTCTACCGCGAGACAAAGCCCAAAACAGGCAAAGTCGCTCCGACATGGAACTACGCTGCCGTACAGGTGTATGGAAAACTGACGGTGTATTACGACAGTAAAGCCGATTCCACTGAGGACTTTCTTGAGAAACAGCTAAAGGATCTGACGATGGTGGGGGAGAAGGGGGTCATGAAGTACGATGAGCCGTGGCTCGTAGAGGATGCCCCGAGATCGTTTGTTCAGATTTTGAAAAAGGCCATTATTGGGATTGAAATTGAGATTATGCGTATGGATGGGAAATGGAAGATGTCGCAGGAGATGTCGAAAGGCGATCGGGAGGGTGTTATTAACGGGTTCCGCGGGTTGAATTCCGATGTGGGTACGAAAATGTCGGATATAGTAGAGGAGAGGGGGGAGATGTCGGATAGAAAGAAGGAGGCGAAAAGTTCTTGAAGGAATTCCTATGAACCTCGAACATTGTATAGTATAATCGGTGGGGCATTCAGTGTTCCTAGCTTGTAGATGACCGAATCCTAGATTTATAAACACTTTAAGTGGTTTCTCCTTTTGTAATGTACTACTCACCCTCATCACAACAGGATCCGGTGCCGGAATCTCTTCGCGTTCACGGTACAAGGGTAGTATCAACGGACGTATGTCATTCCTTAGAGACTCCACGAGACGACGACGCCCAACTCTCCTTCTACGATTTCGGTGGTAGATACAGACTGTGAAGGTATCTTTGCTCAGATATACCGTCAGGCACCAATGACCTCGAAGAACGTACCAGGAGGAAGTAATAGAAGCGACATGACAGAAAGAACGAGTAGTATAGCCTGCGCAATTGGTTGCATTTAGAGTCTGTTCGTAAAGAAGAGAGTAGAGTCGAGAGGAGGAGTCATTCTGCTTTCTGAAGGCGGTACCAGGGTGTGCGGATGAAAGCTGTTGAGTCGTATGGTCTACGCATGCGGTGCTGGACAAGctaaaaaaagagaaagatgTGAGCTTCAGGACTGATTGTGGGGAAACAGAGGTATCAAGGTGCAGTTGAGCTCTGTAAAAATTACAAACGTCGCCGTCGATGTCAACTTTTCAAGGCGGTCCGCGGCAACGTGATC
This genomic window from Marasmius oreades isolate 03SP1 chromosome 8, whole genome shotgun sequence contains:
- a CDS encoding uncharacterized protein (CAZy:GH20), whose translation is MFMHISFLVLLCSHFAAALWPIPRTLQTGNTLLKLASDFDLKLNLDGPPQDLVDAVARAKSQLQNDKLQLLVPDRGESNRNGLTTAKSLASLTLSLKTDAPALRPIATEATDDLHARDESYSLFVPSDGSQAALFANSSLGLLRGLTTFGQLWYDLDGTTYTTVAPVTISHDLPAYPYRGVMLDTSRNFFPVSDIKRALDAMSWVKMSTFHWHITDSQSWPLGIAEFPELAQKGAYSSEETFTPDDIQSIVTFAAQRGIDVVMEIDNPGHTASVGSSHPEHVACFEGTGRTVGEPPAGQLRLASDATLNFTLGVLTAVASKLPSKFFHTGGDEVNVPCYDQDQQTQQELHSSGRTLEQAIGHWVDATHDKLRSIGKTPVVWEEMVLEHNITLKNDTVALVWISSQHAASIAAKNVRIVHAPADYFYLDCGGGGWLGGDLGNSWCDPFKSWQKAYTFDPLANISAQQHSLILGGQQLLWTEQSGPENLDPMLWPRAASSAEVFWTGPTLPDGTDRVAGIAGNNHTAKTNVLARMHDLRARLEKRGIRPINIQPKWCQLRPDKCTNQL